In the Deltaproteobacteria bacterium genome, one interval contains:
- a CDS encoding DUF3467 domain-containing protein, which translates to MADESRPVAEQHQIQVQIDAANASGVYSNLMMITHRKEEFVLDFLFVQPQRTPQGQSVANLRSRVITTPEHTKRILRALQENVRRYEEMFGPIQEATDLPKMVH; encoded by the coding sequence ATGGCTGACGAGAGCCGGCCCGTGGCCGAGCAACATCAGATCCAAGTCCAGATCGACGCCGCCAATGCATCCGGCGTCTATTCCAACCTCATGATGATCACCCACCGCAAGGAGGAATTCGTGCTCGACTTCCTCTTCGTGCAGCCACAGCGCACGCCGCAAGGGCAATCGGTGGCCAACTTGCGCTCTCGGGTGATCACGACTCCGGAACATACCAAGCGAATTCTGCGCGCGCTGCAAGAAAACGTTCGCCGCTACGAAGAGATGTTCGGACCGATACAAGAAGCCACCGACCTGCCGAAGATGGTGCACTGA
- a CDS encoding tetratricopeptide repeat protein, translating to MSERDRCDVVLFGYRNDLARERVLEHLAAMAPTPEGPPPIDRSTPIPQRLFGQIPAQRAQQLRQEFEGLGAHIKLVPVAAPPAFVVSTASPRGARWSLATLLVVVVGAAAVWWLPQPRQVAHLPVLPVAPARPAPLAQVDPPPAEEAQSETEAQALALNAQAVALAQQGQYEPAIERLRQALRVAPEQPVVRQNLQTALLNSALRKLEAHQSAEALAQLDEALGFGERSDARHARGLAHLQAADYESARVDLEQAIAAGVKDSGALLALGEVYLRLNDRQRALATLQRARDAGAQSPQLDTLLERLSREVDAEWDFSALENGHFRVTFAEGENRVAAQLVLEGLEDARHEVAVKLGSVPDRTTEVVLYAAQDFHAITQTPVWAAGAYDGRIKVPVRGLERHDPALPRLLRHEYMHSVVAELSRQRCPAWLSEGLAVWAEEEHDGERRAWAEEAVSGSELFRLHEISGPFTHLAQPRAQVAYAQSYLAVRELIDRYGTRKLPQLVSDLGQQPLPVAFAATYPGSLADFEERWLSTLGS from the coding sequence ATGTCCGAGCGCGACCGCTGTGACGTAGTGTTGTTCGGCTACCGCAACGACCTGGCACGTGAGCGGGTGCTGGAGCACCTTGCGGCCATGGCGCCAACGCCGGAGGGCCCGCCGCCGATCGACCGCAGCACTCCGATTCCGCAACGCCTGTTCGGTCAGATCCCGGCACAGCGGGCGCAGCAGTTGCGCCAGGAATTTGAAGGCCTGGGGGCGCACATCAAGCTGGTGCCGGTGGCCGCCCCGCCGGCATTCGTGGTCAGCACGGCCAGCCCGCGTGGCGCCCGCTGGTCGCTGGCCACATTGCTGGTTGTCGTGGTCGGGGCCGCGGCCGTCTGGTGGCTGCCGCAGCCCCGCCAGGTAGCGCATTTGCCAGTGCTGCCGGTGGCACCCGCGCGGCCGGCGCCGCTGGCGCAAGTAGACCCACCACCGGCCGAGGAGGCTCAAAGCGAAACCGAGGCGCAAGCGCTCGCGCTCAACGCACAAGCGGTGGCATTGGCGCAACAAGGGCAGTACGAGCCGGCGATCGAGCGGCTGCGTCAGGCCCTGCGAGTCGCTCCTGAGCAGCCGGTAGTCAGGCAGAACTTGCAGACCGCGCTGTTGAACAGTGCGCTGCGCAAGCTCGAAGCGCACCAGAGCGCCGAAGCCCTGGCGCAGCTCGACGAAGCGCTCGGCTTCGGCGAACGCAGTGACGCGCGCCACGCACGCGGTCTGGCCCACCTGCAAGCCGCTGACTACGAGTCGGCCCGGGTCGATTTGGAACAGGCCATCGCGGCGGGCGTCAAGGATTCGGGAGCCCTGCTGGCTTTGGGCGAAGTCTACTTGCGTCTCAACGATCGGCAGCGGGCGCTCGCCACCCTCCAGCGCGCCCGTGACGCCGGCGCCCAGAGCCCGCAACTCGACACCTTGCTCGAACGACTCAGCCGCGAGGTCGATGCCGAGTGGGACTTCTCCGCGCTCGAGAATGGCCACTTCCGGGTGACCTTCGCCGAAGGTGAGAACCGCGTGGCGGCGCAGCTGGTGCTCGAGGGGCTCGAGGACGCGCGCCACGAGGTGGCGGTCAAGTTGGGCAGCGTGCCTGACCGGACGACGGAAGTCGTGCTCTACGCGGCCCAGGACTTTCACGCCATCACCCAGACACCGGTGTGGGCGGCAGGGGCTTACGACGGCCGCATCAAAGTGCCGGTGCGCGGCCTCGAGCGGCATGACCCCGCGCTGCCCCGCCTGCTACGCCACGAGTACATGCACAGCGTGGTCGCCGAGCTTTCGCGCCAGCGCTGCCCGGCCTGGCTGAGCGAGGGGCTCGCGGTGTGGGCAGAAGAGGAGCATGACGGTGAGCGCCGAGCCTGGGCCGAAGAAGCTGTCAGTGGCAGTGAGCTGTTCCGCTTGCACGAAATCAGCGGCCCGTTCACCCACCTGGCGCAGCCGCGCGCGCAGGTCGCCTATGCGCAGAGCTACCTGGCGGTGCGAGAGTTGATCGACCGCTACGGCACCCGCAAGCTGCCGCAATTGGTCAGCGACCTGGGCCAGCAGCCGCTGCCGGTGGCATTCGCCGCCACCTACCCCGGCAGCTTGGCGGACTTCGAAGAGCGCTGGCTGAGCACCTTGGGTTCGTAA